One window of Ralstonia pickettii DTP0602 genomic DNA carries:
- a CDS encoding LysR family transcriptional regulator, with the protein MHFDLLDVAVFARAAALGNLSAAARDLGLSTSTASARLARLEQSLGCRLLHRTTRRLALTADGDRFLLHAEQLLATAELAGQSVGTSAEHPRGQLRVTAPASFGRQHVSPALPDFLAAYPDISLDLRLTDQVIGLVDASIDVALRMGVLPDSTLVARPLAPSRRVICAAPGYLQRHGVPRHPDDLRQHNCLVLADQSAWRFDTPLGETVVNVHGNLRVDNGEVIRDALVAGVGIALKSTWDVGPLLRSGELVTVLDEYPVLPAVSIWAVFPSRHLVPAKTRAFVDFFAARFGNPPYWDRLDTT; encoded by the coding sequence ATGCACTTCGACCTGCTCGACGTCGCCGTCTTCGCCCGCGCCGCGGCACTGGGCAACCTGTCGGCGGCGGCGCGCGATCTCGGCCTGTCCACCTCGACCGCCAGTGCCAGGCTGGCCCGGCTCGAACAGTCCCTCGGCTGCCGGCTGCTGCATCGCACCACGCGCCGGCTGGCGCTGACCGCGGATGGCGACCGTTTCCTTCTGCATGCAGAACAACTACTGGCTACGGCGGAACTGGCCGGCCAATCGGTCGGCACCAGTGCCGAGCACCCGCGCGGGCAACTGCGCGTGACTGCGCCTGCCTCGTTCGGGCGCCAGCATGTATCGCCCGCCCTGCCCGACTTCCTGGCCGCCTACCCCGACATCTCGCTCGACCTGCGCCTGACCGATCAGGTGATCGGGCTGGTCGATGCCAGCATCGACGTCGCGCTGCGCATGGGCGTGCTACCGGACTCCACGCTGGTGGCACGTCCGCTCGCGCCCAGCCGGCGCGTGATCTGCGCCGCGCCCGGCTATCTGCAACGCCACGGCGTGCCGCGCCATCCCGACGACCTGCGCCAGCACAACTGCCTGGTGCTGGCCGACCAGTCGGCGTGGCGCTTCGATACGCCGCTGGGCGAGACCGTGGTCAACGTGCACGGCAACCTGCGCGTGGACAACGGCGAAGTGATTCGCGATGCGCTGGTGGCCGGTGTCGGCATCGCGCTCAAGTCGACCTGGGACGTGGGGCCGCTGTTGCGCAGCGGCGAACTGGTGACGGTGCTGGACGAATACCCGGTGCTGCCGGCCGTGTCGATCTGGGCTGTGTTTCCGAGCCGCCACCTAGTGCCGGCCAAGACGCGCGCCTTTGTCGATTTCTTTGCGGCGCGCTTCGGCAATCCGCCGTACTGGGACCGATTGGATACGACCTGA